In Chthoniobacterales bacterium, the genomic stretch GCTCGGCGAAGAGCTGATTTCGGCAGAGTGACATGTGACGGGTGACATGTGACGAGATCCTCCTTCGCTACGCTTCGGCGTTACAGGTGCGGGATCCGGGATACCAGTGGTCAAAGACGTTTGCGCCGTCTCGCCTGGTAGCGGCCAGGTTGCTCCCGCACCTCGCCCGCTTTGTCTGCCTTTGCGAGCGGCTCAAGCACCACACGCACCCGAGCGTGGAGGGCGGCGGCGACGCGGCGCAGCATACTGAGGGAATGGCCTTCGTATCCGGGCGACTCCAAACGGCTGACCTGCTGTTGGGTTGTCTTCAAACGACGCGCGAGTTCGGTTTGCGAAAGGCCAGCTTGCTCTCGCAAGGTGGACAGTTGCAGGGCGATATCCCAGGCTTCGCCCGCTTCCTTGAAACGCGCCGCAAACTCCGGATCGCGGAGTTGCTCTTCGAGGAATCGATCAAAGTTGGTCTTGTTCATAATGTCGTTCGCTGATGCGAGATGCAGGATACGAGATGCGTGGCGCGCGATGCGGGAGCGTGTAGGCTATTTTTCGAGGCTAAAGCCGATCTGTTTCCTGGGTGGTTCTGGTGGCGGGGCGAGAAGCGGGCGCAGCTTCTGGAAGAGATCGCGCAAAGCGGCATCGTGGAGAAAGAGGGTGTTATCAATCTGGGCGAGCCGCTTCACAATGGTTGCATTCGTGGAAAGCTCGTCTCGCATCTTCACGAACGCGCGGATGACGAACACGCTCATCCGCACAGCGCGTTTGCTGTTCAGAATGTTCGCGGCTTGAAGGGCGCCGTGTTCGGTAAAGGCGTAGGGCCGATATTTGATATTCTGTCCCCGCTTCAAGGTCGCAATTTGCGACCTTGAACGCATACGTCCCTGAGGATCAATTGTTTGCGATGAACCGGTCGCAATTTGCGACCTCAAGCTGACCGCTTCTTCCGAGGTGAGCTGGAAGGCGAAATCCGCTGGAAATCGGTGGCGATTGCGGCGGAACTGCTCGTTGAGACGCTTGGTGGGAACGCCATAGAGTGCGGCGAGATCGGCATCGATAATAACGCGCACTCCGCGAAT encodes the following:
- a CDS encoding helix-turn-helix transcriptional regulator codes for the protein MNKTNFDRFLEEQLRDPEFAARFKEAGEAWDIALQLSTLREQAGLSQTELARRLKTTQQQVSRLESPGYEGHSLSMLRRVAAALHARVRVVLEPLAKADKAGEVREQPGRYQARRRKRL
- a CDS encoding ORF6N domain-containing protein gives rise to the protein MPSKQLTLSNKAIDDTIREIRGVRVIIDADLAALYGVPTKRLNEQFRRNRHRFPADFAFQLTSEEAVSLRSQIATGSSQTIDPQGRMRSRSQIATLKRGQNIKYRPYAFTEHGALQAANILNSKRAVRMSVFVIRAFVKMRDELSTNATIVKRLAQIDNTLFLHDAALRDLFQKLRPLLAPPPEPPRKQIGFSLEK